From Candidatus Manganitrophus morganii, the proteins below share one genomic window:
- a CDS encoding ATP-binding protein produces the protein MKEEMNILLVDDHPENLLALEAVLDSPDYHLVRAQSGMEALRLLLKKSFSLILLDVHMPGLNGYETAALIRERPKTRDIPIIFITAVNKSQEDVEKGYSVGAVDYIIKPFDPDSLKAKVAVLTGLHKKEELPRPAETLPLENAALSQPYRNLTQAIPQIVWIAQPDGAFEFFNQSWFNYTGLTFEQSEGWGWTKMIHPEEHQAAIDKWTEALRGEKEYQMECRLKRADGVYRWHLYRAFPERDPQGRVLAWLGTATDVNDQKQGQEKLQQIIEALEQKKKEAEAATRLKSEFVSNVSHELRTPLNAILGYSSLVLEGTYGEIPDYLKSPMDGIQRNAIELLELINNLLDLSKMESGQISIAIESVDLRRLLPEAAQKVALLLNGKKVELNWKIEDNLKRIQSDPLKIRQVFMNLLTNAIKFTEEGSIIISAANADGGILLSIEDTGIGIKDEDLPAIFDAFRQIDGSMTRKVGGSGLGLTIVRNILEILHGKIEVRSKFGDGSTFTIFLPESLPPPKTTEAKSNRALSEKA, from the coding sequence GTGAAAGAAGAAATGAATATCTTATTGGTCGATGATCATCCGGAGAATCTTCTTGCCCTAGAAGCGGTCCTGGATTCCCCCGACTATCACCTGGTCCGGGCACAGTCAGGGATGGAAGCGCTCAGACTTCTCCTGAAAAAGTCATTCTCCCTCATTCTGCTCGATGTCCATATGCCGGGGCTGAATGGCTATGAGACGGCGGCTCTTATTCGCGAGCGCCCAAAGACCCGCGATATTCCAATCATCTTCATTACGGCCGTCAACAAATCCCAAGAAGATGTGGAGAAAGGATATTCGGTCGGAGCCGTTGACTACATTATCAAGCCGTTCGATCCAGACTCCCTCAAGGCGAAAGTGGCGGTCCTGACGGGATTGCACAAAAAAGAGGAACTCCCCCGACCCGCTGAGACCCTCCCTCTAGAAAATGCGGCGCTCTCCCAGCCTTACCGGAACCTTACCCAGGCTATCCCACAGATTGTCTGGATTGCCCAGCCGGACGGCGCCTTCGAATTCTTCAATCAGTCCTGGTTTAACTATACCGGTCTGACCTTTGAACAGAGTGAGGGGTGGGGATGGACAAAGATGATCCATCCAGAAGAGCATCAAGCGGCAATCGATAAGTGGACAGAAGCCCTCAGAGGAGAGAAAGAGTATCAAATGGAGTGCCGGCTCAAGCGGGCCGATGGCGTCTATCGTTGGCATCTCTATCGCGCTTTTCCGGAGCGAGATCCTCAGGGGCGGGTTCTCGCTTGGTTAGGAACGGCAACCGATGTCAATGATCAAAAACAGGGGCAGGAAAAATTACAGCAGATCATCGAGGCATTGGAACAAAAAAAGAAGGAGGCGGAGGCGGCAACCCGTCTAAAATCGGAATTCGTCTCCAACGTCTCCCATGAACTGCGAACCCCGCTGAATGCCATCCTCGGCTACTCCTCCCTTGTATTGGAAGGAACTTACGGCGAAATCCCCGACTATCTGAAAAGTCCGATGGATGGAATCCAAAGAAACGCCATCGAACTGCTTGAGTTAATCAATAACCTTCTCGATCTCTCAAAAATGGAATCGGGCCAGATATCGATCGCCATCGAATCAGTAGACTTAAGACGCCTTCTTCCGGAAGCGGCTCAGAAGGTAGCGCTGCTGTTAAATGGAAAGAAAGTTGAATTAAATTGGAAAATCGAGGACAACCTAAAGAGGATTCAAAGTGATCCGCTAAAGATCCGGCAGGTCTTTATGAATCTTCTCACCAATGCGATTAAATTCACAGAGGAAGGGTCGATTATCATCTCTGCCGCCAATGCGGATGGAGGAATTCTTTTGTCGATTGAGGATACCGGTATTGGGATCAAAGACGAAGACCTCCCCGCCATTTTCGATGCTTTCAGGCAAATCGACGGTTCGATGACACGAAAAGTCGGCGGGAGCGGTTTGGGCCTGACCATTGTCAGAAATATACTTGAAATACTTCACGGAAAAATCGAAGTGAGAAGCAAATTCGGAGATGGATCAACCTTTACTATCTTCCTACCGGAGAGTCTACCTCCTCCTAAAACGACTGAAGCAAAGTCTAATCGGGCTTTATCCGAAAAAGCTTAG
- a CDS encoding alcohol dehydrogenase catalytic domain-containing protein, producing the protein MQGLFFKKSLSLRKHLPLPTIPDEARIRVSLAGICSTDLEIAKGYMGFHGILGHEFVGVVEAAPDRAWIGKRVVGEINAACGGCCFCVRGMRNHCSQRTVLGILGRDGSFAEQLSLPIQNLHLVPENLTDEEAVFTEPLAAAFRITEQLAIRPEERVTLLGDGKLGLLIAQVLKDRCRLIAVGRHTERRELLEQWGIQSLSPGQTVPLQHLSDIVIDATGSPKGFDLAQQLVRPQGTIVLKTTCAGRPKVDLAKIVIDEVTVVGSRCGPFEPALEALAQKKVDVRPLITAVFPLKKGKEAFRKAAERGVLKVMLRP; encoded by the coding sequence ATGCAAGGCCTCTTTTTTAAGAAATCGCTCTCCCTCCGCAAGCATCTTCCGCTCCCCACCATACCCGATGAAGCCCGCATCCGCGTCTCCCTCGCCGGAATTTGCAGCACCGATCTTGAAATCGCCAAAGGCTACATGGGTTTCCACGGCATCCTGGGACACGAATTCGTCGGTGTCGTCGAAGCGGCCCCCGATCGGGCCTGGATCGGGAAGCGGGTCGTCGGTGAAATCAACGCCGCCTGCGGCGGCTGCTGCTTCTGTGTTCGAGGGATGCGAAACCACTGCTCTCAACGGACCGTCCTCGGCATCCTAGGAAGGGACGGCAGCTTCGCCGAGCAGCTCTCGTTGCCGATTCAGAATCTCCACCTTGTTCCGGAAAATCTCACCGACGAAGAAGCGGTCTTCACCGAACCGCTCGCCGCCGCTTTCAGAATCACCGAGCAACTTGCGATCCGTCCCGAAGAGCGCGTCACCCTCCTCGGCGACGGCAAGCTTGGCCTTCTGATCGCACAAGTCCTGAAAGACCGCTGCCGCTTGATCGCCGTCGGACGACACACAGAACGAAGAGAACTCCTGGAGCAGTGGGGCATTCAATCTCTTTCCCCTGGCCAAACCGTCCCGCTCCAGCATCTCTCCGACATCGTGATTGACGCCACCGGTTCCCCGAAAGGCTTCGACCTCGCCCAACAACTCGTCCGCCCTCAAGGAACCATCGTCCTGAAGACGACCTGCGCCGGCCGCCCCAAAGTCGATCTGGCGAAAATCGTGATTGATGAGGTTACCGTCGTCGGCTCCCGGTGCGGACCGTTCGAACCGGCTCTGGAAGCACTTGCTCAGAAGAAGGTGGATGTCCGCCCGTTGATTACGGCGGTGTTTCCGTTGAAGAAAGGGAAGGAAGCGTTTCGGAAAGCGGCGGAGCGAGGGGTGTTGAAGGTAATGCTTCGCCCCTAG